A window of Actinobacillus suis ATCC 33415 contains these coding sequences:
- the malT gene encoding HTH-type transcriptional regulator MalT, with the protein MQATFSRLIPTKLISSKVNRTVKETETVERTLLLNELNRAEFYPMTLVIAPAGYGKTTLVCQWKEKQLAKNQRIGWYSLDESDNKTEQFSAYFTAALSQATDLSFSGIVYQNNLVDYFSQLLIQLSQVRSHFYLVIDDYHHIENSEIHDALRFWLKHQPQTMSLIVLSRLTPPLSITNLRIHEQLLEIDVHQLAFTPTETRQFLALKFNESLTDDEVFSLCDRVEGWATALQLVSFAVKQNPELLRSPEKLFAKLNQQHIADYLNEEVFHYVEPEIKLFMQRCAILRSMNEKLILALTKDENGVKKLDELEKMGLFIQRILHDDGEIWWKFHPILASYLAQSCRLELPCEWQELHKIAAMMWLKLGYGSEALYHAQMLEDSQTLYTILQEHGWSLFHQGQLKLLEDCLALLSAQQLWQDSNLVLLKAWLAQSQHRHQEVSGILQKFQPNQPLVADLQARFDALKAQVAINEGNDEQAYNLAKQALVHLSSDFGYAQIVANSIIGEAQHCRGYLKEGLAQMQKVEKMALEQRAYHQWLWSKLQQAEILSAQGFWQSAYDLLKDTTLQAQHLHQIPMHEFLLRLKGQILWEWHHLDQAEAMANAGIEVLEKEGEQAHCLALLAKVSLTKGDLNNAGRLIEQCRNLIIAQAVHWDWRSTFDEVQMLYWQISDDKSHLESWLTQVSFPEQDNNHFLQRQWRNIARCYLLQDNFEQALNILNSLLQTSATFNLISDTQRALILRNRVFYRQGRMDLAQKDLIRALNLTQQTNFISAFVIEGDLMAQQIRQLLQINVLDELSTHKAQFILRSINQHNRHKFAHFDEEFVTNLLRNPQVPELLKISPLTAREWQVLGLIYSGYSNEQISQELVVAITTIKTHIRNLYQKIGVANRSEAIEYTRSLLRMMGYS; encoded by the coding sequence ATGCAAGCAACATTTTCAAGATTGATTCCAACTAAGCTAATTTCTAGTAAAGTCAATCGAACCGTCAAAGAGACAGAAACCGTTGAACGAACATTACTCTTAAATGAATTAAATCGGGCGGAATTTTACCCGATGACGCTGGTTATTGCACCGGCAGGTTATGGCAAAACAACGCTGGTTTGCCAATGGAAGGAAAAACAATTAGCGAAAAACCAGCGTATCGGTTGGTACTCACTTGATGAAAGTGACAACAAAACAGAACAATTCTCCGCATATTTTACCGCTGCACTTTCGCAAGCGACCGACCTCTCTTTTTCCGGAATTGTTTACCAAAATAATTTGGTAGATTATTTCTCTCAGTTATTGATTCAGCTTTCTCAAGTGCGTAGCCATTTTTACTTAGTGATAGACGATTATCACCATATTGAAAATAGCGAAATTCACGATGCACTTCGTTTTTGGTTAAAGCATCAACCACAGACGATGAGCCTGATTGTCTTATCACGTTTAACTCCTCCACTAAGTATTACCAATTTACGTATTCATGAGCAATTATTGGAAATTGATGTGCATCAGTTGGCATTCACACCGACCGAAACTCGCCAATTTTTAGCGTTAAAATTTAACGAGTCGCTGACAGATGATGAGGTTTTCTCACTTTGCGATCGGGTTGAAGGCTGGGCAACAGCATTGCAATTAGTTAGTTTTGCTGTGAAGCAAAATCCTGAATTGTTACGTTCTCCGGAAAAATTATTTGCCAAGCTCAATCAACAACATATTGCCGATTATCTGAATGAAGAAGTATTCCATTACGTTGAGCCGGAAATTAAGTTATTTATGCAACGCTGTGCGATTTTACGTTCGATGAATGAAAAATTGATACTCGCTTTAACCAAAGATGAAAACGGTGTGAAAAAGCTCGATGAATTAGAAAAAATGGGGCTTTTTATTCAAAGGATATTGCACGACGATGGTGAAATTTGGTGGAAATTTCATCCGATTTTAGCATCTTATCTTGCGCAAAGTTGTCGTTTAGAACTGCCTTGTGAATGGCAAGAGCTACATAAAATTGCAGCGATGATGTGGCTGAAATTAGGCTATGGATCCGAGGCGCTTTATCATGCGCAGATGTTGGAAGATTCTCAAACGCTTTATACCATTTTACAAGAACATGGTTGGTCGTTATTTCATCAAGGTCAGCTTAAGTTATTGGAAGACTGTTTGGCATTACTTTCAGCGCAGCAACTTTGGCAAGACTCAAACTTAGTGCTGTTAAAAGCGTGGCTTGCACAGAGCCAACATCGTCATCAAGAAGTGTCGGGCATTTTGCAAAAGTTTCAACCAAATCAACCGCTTGTTGCCGATTTACAAGCTCGTTTTGATGCACTAAAAGCACAGGTTGCGATTAATGAGGGCAATGATGAGCAAGCCTATAATTTAGCAAAACAGGCGCTGGTTCATTTGTCGTCTGATTTTGGTTATGCACAAATTGTTGCAAATTCGATTATCGGAGAAGCGCAACATTGCCGGGGTTATTTGAAAGAAGGGTTGGCTCAAATGCAGAAAGTAGAAAAAATGGCATTGGAGCAAAGGGCCTATCATCAGTGGTTATGGTCGAAGCTGCAACAAGCGGAAATTTTATCGGCACAGGGCTTTTGGCAGTCTGCCTATGATTTGCTAAAAGATACCACTTTACAAGCGCAGCATTTACACCAAATTCCGATGCATGAATTTCTATTGCGTTTAAAAGGACAAATCTTGTGGGAATGGCATCATTTAGATCAAGCGGAAGCGATGGCGAATGCCGGTATTGAAGTCTTAGAAAAAGAGGGCGAGCAAGCGCATTGTTTGGCATTGTTGGCAAAGGTTTCGCTGACTAAAGGCGATTTAAATAATGCCGGACGTTTGATAGAACAATGTCGCAATTTAATTATTGCTCAGGCGGTGCATTGGGATTGGCGTTCAACTTTTGACGAAGTGCAAATGCTGTATTGGCAAATCAGTGATGATAAGTCGCATTTAGAAAGCTGGTTGACGCAAGTTAGTTTTCCGGAACAAGACAATAATCACTTTTTGCAACGTCAATGGCGTAATATCGCTCGTTGTTATTTGCTACAAGATAACTTTGAACAAGCGTTGAATATTTTGAATAGTCTGTTACAAACTTCTGCAACCTTTAATTTAATTAGCGATACGCAACGAGCGCTGATTTTGCGTAACCGAGTGTTTTATCGCCAAGGTAGAATGGATCTTGCACAAAAAGATTTGATTCGAGCGTTAAATCTAACCCAACAAACCAATTTTATCAGTGCTTTTGTGATTGAAGGCGATTTGATGGCACAGCAAATTCGCCAATTGCTACAAATCAATGTGTTGGATGAGCTTTCGACCCACAAAGCACAATTTATTTTACGGAGTATTAATCAGCACAATCGCCATAAATTTGCGCATTTTGATGAGGAATTTGTCACTAACTTGTTGAGGAATCCACAAGTACCGGAGTTACTTAAAATTAGCCCGCTTACCGCGAGAGAATGGCAGGTGCTCGGTTTAATTTATTCAGGTTACAGTAACGAACAAATTTCACAGGAATTGGTGGTAGCGATAACTACGATTAAAACGCATATTCGTAATCTATATCAAAAAATCGGTGTGGCGAATCGTAGTGAAGCGATTGAATATACACGCAGTTTATTGAGAATGATGGGGTATAGCTAA
- the glgP gene encoding glycogen/starch/alpha-glucan family phosphorylase translates to MALTAQFSALFERSLQAYCEERSLNPTQLSDQQWYQLVAQVAHQAALQFFPKNAPLVDTRKVNYLSMEFLVGRLLGNNLQNLGVYQYVVDEVAKYGKTLVDILEQETDPAFGNGGLGRLAACYLDSMASLAQPAVGYGLHYQYGLFKQSFDWAGRQHEEGDAWGRDFFPLQSHRADFRQPVGFAGEVRHIAGDKYEWQPAWTIYGEAFDLPVVGYKGVQQPLRLWQGCSETAFDLAKFNDGDYLDSESMVIDASKITKVLYPNDNHQNGKELRLMQQYFHCACSVADIIKNHLAKGRTLDQLAEFEVIQLNDTHPAIAIPELMRLLLDQYGYSWEKAWAICSKVFAYTNHTLLPEALEQWEQNLVAKLLPRHLIIIERINLELYQQVKACFTEDELANVWDETAIIANNRVRMANLCVVGSFAVNGVAQIHSDLVISDLFPAYAKLFNGRFHNVTNGITPRRWIRQANPLLSALLDQHIEGDWTQNLELLRQIEPLAENSAFQTAYAEIKQQNKQALAQVIEETLGIQVNQNAIFDVQIKRFHEYKRQHLNLLNIIATYQELKANPDMPFVPRVFIFAGKAAPGYFMAKQIIQAINNVAHVINHDPEMQGKLQVAFLPNYSVSLAEKIIPAADVSEQISLAGKEASGTGNMKLALNGAITLGTLDGANVEIAEFAGEENVVIFGHTVESVRELREKGYVSREYYEQDEVLRKAIDALADGSFAGGNQEIFEPLVYDLLNKDYFCVLADFASYREAQQEVAKRYQNQTAWLKSTILNTARLGSFSSDRSIRDYQTRIWKK, encoded by the coding sequence ATGGCGCTCACGGCACAATTTTCAGCATTATTCGAACGTAGTTTACAAGCTTACTGCGAAGAACGTTCTTTAAATCCAACTCAATTATCCGATCAACAATGGTATCAGCTGGTGGCACAAGTCGCGCACCAAGCCGCTTTGCAATTTTTCCCGAAAAACGCACCGCTTGTTGATACTCGCAAAGTCAATTACCTTTCAATGGAATTCTTAGTTGGGCGTTTACTCGGTAATAACTTACAGAATCTCGGCGTATATCAATATGTGGTAGATGAAGTGGCGAAATACGGCAAAACGTTAGTCGATATTTTAGAACAAGAAACCGATCCTGCATTTGGTAACGGCGGCTTAGGACGCTTAGCCGCCTGCTATTTAGACTCAATGGCAAGCCTTGCTCAACCGGCAGTAGGCTACGGTTTACATTATCAATACGGCTTATTCAAACAAAGCTTTGATTGGGCGGGTAGACAACATGAAGAAGGCGATGCGTGGGGACGTGATTTCTTCCCTTTACAGTCACATCGTGCGGATTTCCGCCAACCAGTCGGCTTTGCCGGTGAAGTTCGTCATATTGCCGGCGATAAATACGAATGGCAACCGGCATGGACAATTTACGGTGAAGCGTTTGATTTACCGGTAGTCGGTTATAAAGGCGTACAACAACCGTTACGCTTATGGCAAGGCTGTAGTGAAACCGCTTTTGATTTAGCCAAATTCAATGACGGCGATTATTTAGATTCGGAATCAATGGTAATTGATGCGTCAAAAATTACCAAAGTGCTTTACCCGAACGATAACCATCAAAACGGTAAAGAATTACGCTTAATGCAACAATATTTCCATTGTGCTTGTTCGGTAGCGGATATTATCAAAAATCACTTAGCTAAAGGCAGAACTCTCGACCAATTAGCGGAATTTGAAGTGATTCAATTAAATGACACCCACCCCGCAATTGCGATTCCTGAGTTAATGCGTTTATTACTCGACCAATACGGTTACAGTTGGGAAAAAGCGTGGGCAATCTGTTCAAAAGTATTCGCTTATACCAACCACACCCTGTTACCGGAAGCGCTAGAACAATGGGAGCAAAACCTTGTTGCTAAATTATTGCCTCGTCATTTGATCATCATTGAACGCATTAATCTTGAGCTTTACCAACAAGTCAAAGCTTGCTTTACAGAAGATGAATTAGCCAACGTATGGGACGAAACGGCAATCATCGCCAATAATCGTGTGCGTATGGCTAACCTTTGCGTGGTCGGTTCATTTGCGGTTAACGGTGTGGCACAAATTCACTCGGATTTAGTGATTAGCGATTTATTTCCTGCTTATGCTAAATTATTTAACGGCAGATTCCACAATGTGACGAACGGTATCACCCCACGCCGTTGGATCCGTCAAGCTAACCCGTTATTAAGCGCATTACTCGATCAACACATCGAAGGCGACTGGACACAAAATTTAGAGCTGTTACGTCAAATCGAACCGCTTGCAGAAAATTCGGCATTTCAGACCGCTTACGCTGAGATTAAGCAACAAAATAAACAGGCGCTGGCACAAGTGATTGAGGAAACACTGGGTATCCAAGTGAATCAAAATGCGATCTTTGACGTACAAATTAAACGCTTCCATGAATATAAACGTCAGCACCTCAATTTATTGAATATTATCGCCACTTATCAAGAGCTGAAAGCCAATCCGGATATGCCATTTGTGCCGCGCGTCTTTATTTTTGCCGGCAAAGCCGCACCGGGTTATTTTATGGCGAAGCAAATTATTCAAGCGATTAATAATGTGGCGCACGTCATCAATCACGATCCGGAAATGCAAGGTAAATTACAAGTGGCATTTTTACCTAATTACAGTGTAAGTCTGGCGGAAAAAATCATTCCGGCGGCAGATGTTTCCGAACAAATTTCCCTTGCAGGTAAAGAAGCATCCGGTACCGGTAATATGAAATTAGCTCTAAATGGTGCGATTACCTTAGGTACGCTTGACGGTGCGAATGTGGAAATTGCCGAATTTGCCGGCGAGGAAAATGTCGTGATTTTCGGTCATACAGTTGAATCAGTACGTGAATTACGAGAGAAAGGTTATGTATCGCGTGAATACTACGAACAAGACGAAGTATTACGTAAAGCGATTGATGCATTAGCGGACGGCTCATTTGCCGGCGGTAATCAAGAAATCTTCGAACCATTGGTTTATGATTTGCTAAACAAAGACTATTTCTGCGTATTAGCCGATTTTGCCAGCTACCGTGAAGCACAACAAGAAGTTGCAAAACGTTACCAAAATCAGACCGCTTGGTTAAAATCTACGATTCTGAATACCGCTCGTCTCGGCAGCTTTAGCTCAGATCGCTCAATTCGTGATTACCAAACCAGAATTTGGAAAAAATAA
- a CDS encoding DUF5363 domain-containing protein: MSGKSSDTSQSWFKKMLAKYDKFCEELGVNQGACRGCVPVVKFDPEKEPKSTKSQDKNATEQHSS, from the coding sequence ATGTCTGGTAAATCGTCAGATACATCACAAAGCTGGTTCAAAAAAATGCTGGCGAAATACGATAAATTTTGTGAAGAACTCGGTGTAAACCAAGGTGCTTGCCGTGGCTGCGTGCCGGTGGTGAAATTCGATCCGGAAAAAGAACCGAAATCAACAAAATCACAAGATAAAAACGCGACAGAACAGCACTCAAGCTAG
- a CDS encoding YajQ family cyclic di-GMP-binding protein — protein MPSFDIVSEITMHEVRNAVENANRVLSTRYDFRGVEAIIELNEKNESIKLTTESDFQLEQLIEILIGSCVKRGIEHNSLDIPSEAEHHGKLYSKEIKLKQGIETEMAKKITKLIKDSKIKVQTQIQGEQVRVTGKSRDDLQAAIQLVKGAELGQPFQFNNFRD, from the coding sequence ATGCCATCTTTTGATATCGTTTCTGAAATTACCATGCACGAAGTGCGTAACGCCGTTGAAAATGCTAACCGTGTTTTAAGCACACGTTATGACTTCCGTGGTGTTGAAGCAATTATTGAGCTTAACGAAAAAAACGAAAGCATTAAATTAACCACCGAATCTGATTTCCAATTAGAGCAATTAATCGAGATTTTAATCGGTTCTTGTGTAAAACGTGGTATCGAACACAACTCACTTGATATTCCAAGTGAAGCGGAACACCACGGTAAACTCTACTCAAAAGAGATTAAACTTAAACAAGGTATCGAAACAGAAATGGCGAAGAAGATCACAAAATTGATCAAAGATTCAAAAATTAAAGTTCAGACCCAAATTCAAGGTGAGCAAGTACGTGTAACTGGCAAATCTCGTGATGATTTACAAGCGGCAATCCAGCTGGTAAAAGGCGCAGAACTTGGTCAGCCGTTCCAATTTAATAACTTCCGCGACTAA
- the serB gene encoding phosphoserine phosphatase SerB, translating into MPNTIFIFAKQLSEQQIQQFSLQTDAKLLKQAVYLGYSLAFFETNLTACELREAASQVAADVADLAIVPNLAEAGLLVMDMDSTAIKIECIDEIAKLAGSGEIVSAITASAMRGELDFEQSLRKRVGTLENAPESILQTVREKLPLMDGFEQMVSELKAYGWKLAIASGGFDYFADYLKEKYQLDYAVSNQLEIIDGELTGVVLGKVVDAQYKAETLTKLGEQFNIPQTQWVAIGDGANDLPMIKTATLGVALHAKPKVQEQAKFVINFGDLSALCVLLNAKNLYVSSN; encoded by the coding sequence ATGCCAAACACCATTTTTATCTTTGCCAAGCAACTAAGCGAACAGCAAATTCAGCAATTCTCACTACAAACCGATGCAAAATTGTTAAAACAAGCGGTCTATTTAGGCTATAGCCTTGCATTTTTTGAAACAAATTTGACCGCTTGCGAGTTACGTGAAGCGGCAAGCCAAGTAGCAGCAGATGTGGCGGATTTAGCGATTGTGCCGAATCTTGCGGAAGCCGGCTTATTGGTTATGGATATGGATTCCACCGCAATTAAAATCGAATGTATTGATGAGATTGCCAAGCTCGCGGGTTCCGGTGAAATCGTCTCAGCAATTACCGCAAGTGCGATGCGTGGAGAACTGGATTTTGAGCAAAGTTTACGTAAACGAGTTGGTACGCTGGAAAATGCACCGGAAAGTATTTTGCAAACCGTACGAGAAAAGCTACCGCTGATGGACGGCTTTGAACAAATGGTCAGCGAGCTAAAAGCATACGGCTGGAAACTTGCAATTGCCTCGGGCGGTTTTGACTATTTCGCTGATTATTTAAAAGAGAAATATCAGTTGGATTATGCAGTTTCGAATCAGTTAGAAATTATTGACGGCGAGTTAACCGGTGTCGTGCTGGGTAAAGTGGTGGATGCACAATATAAAGCGGAAACTTTAACCAAGTTGGGCGAACAATTTAATATTCCACAAACTCAGTGGGTAGCGATTGGTGATGGCGCCAATGATTTACCGATGATCAAAACCGCTACCCTCGGGGTTGCGCTGCACGCTAAACCAAAAGTTCAAGAACAGGCGAAATTTGTGATAAACTTTGGCGACTTGAGCGCATTGTGCGTGCTGCTTAATGCGAAAAATCTCTATGTATCATCCAACTAA
- a CDS encoding YtjB family periplasmic protein — protein MYLPREKLVKIGLLAGISALCVMVVSVILSGVNQFKLGSQLASVNQVSNLSHLLVRQQANLFSLMLVKNVKNEDLIEALDTFSKEDFVIDASLYSPSGTLIAQSHNALEFKSLLKQDKTEENAQQLATQQIVEPIFSQQDLVGFLRVTFDAEYGQTTKSKVERIFHQLYGQLIILVLAGILLASSYHYFFRRKSVVIHSSVKLPTTTTKTQTQRFHSRRRTFRRK, from the coding sequence ATGTATTTACCCCGTGAAAAACTCGTGAAAATCGGTTTACTTGCCGGAATTAGCGCATTATGTGTAATGGTTGTGAGTGTGATTTTAAGCGGCGTTAACCAGTTTAAATTAGGTTCACAACTGGCGAGTGTTAATCAAGTTTCCAACCTTTCGCATTTATTAGTGCGTCAACAAGCGAATTTGTTTTCGTTGATGTTAGTGAAAAATGTAAAAAACGAAGATTTGATCGAAGCATTAGACACGTTTTCGAAAGAAGATTTTGTAATTGATGCCAGTTTGTATTCACCGTCAGGCACTTTGATTGCCCAAAGCCATAATGCTTTAGAATTTAAATCGTTACTTAAGCAAGACAAGACGGAAGAGAATGCTCAGCAACTAGCAACCCAACAAATCGTAGAGCCGATTTTTTCTCAGCAAGATTTAGTCGGTTTTTTGCGTGTGACATTTGATGCGGAATATGGGCAAACGACCAAAAGTAAAGTGGAGCGCATTTTCCATCAGCTATATGGCCAACTGATTATTTTAGTCTTGGCAGGCATCTTGCTTGCAAGTAGTTACCATTATTTCTTCCGTCGTAAAAGCGTGGTGATTCATTCATCGGTTAAGCTGCCGACAACCACGACTAAGACTCAAACCCAACGTTTTCATTCACGTCGCCGTACATTTAGACGTAAGTAA
- the infA gene encoding translation initiation factor IF-1, translated as MAKEDCIEMQGTILETLPNTMFRVELENGHVVTAHISGKMRKNYIRILTGDKVTVEMTPYDLSKARIIFRAR; from the coding sequence ATGGCTAAAGAAGATTGCATTGAGATGCAAGGTACAATTTTAGAAACCTTACCAAATACAATGTTTCGTGTGGAATTAGAAAACGGTCACGTTGTTACCGCACATATTTCAGGTAAAATGCGTAAAAACTATATCCGTATTTTAACCGGTGATAAAGTAACGGTAGAAATGACGCCATACGATTTAAGCAAAGCACGTATTATTTTCCGTGCACGTTAA
- a CDS encoding NAD(P)/FAD-dependent oxidoreductase produces MQHFDVVIIGAGASGLFCAAQLGQAGKRVAVLDPGKKIGRKILMSGGGFCNFTNLEVTANHYLSQNKHFVKSALARYTNWDFIALVAQYGIGYHEKELGQLFCDESSQQIVDLLQAECDKGKVEIFLRQAVISVEKFAKNFQIQTASETFETEHLVIATGGLSMPALGASPFGYKIAEQFNIPVIPPRASLVPFTWKDSDKHFATLSGIALPIRATCGQQSFSNQMLFTHRGLSGPAILQISNYWDLGETVEIDLLPSDDISTILTELRQSSPKLQLKTVLSRYLPKKLVELWLEQGDFKDNVIAQLSKTELAQLDQLIHHWQFLPNGTEGYRTAEVTMGGVDTDFISSKTMQAKHTEGLYFIGEVLDVTGWLGGYNFQWAWSSAFACAEAIIEK; encoded by the coding sequence ATGCAACATTTTGATGTCGTTATCATTGGCGCCGGCGCATCCGGTTTATTTTGCGCCGCACAACTTGGACAAGCCGGCAAACGAGTCGCCGTTTTAGACCCGGGTAAAAAGATCGGACGTAAAATTTTAATGTCCGGCGGTGGTTTTTGTAACTTTACTAATTTAGAGGTTACGGCGAATCATTACCTCAGCCAAAATAAACACTTTGTAAAATCGGCGCTGGCTCGTTATACCAATTGGGACTTTATCGCTTTAGTCGCACAATACGGAATCGGCTACCACGAAAAAGAATTAGGACAATTATTCTGTGACGAAAGCTCGCAGCAAATTGTCGATTTACTGCAAGCGGAATGTGACAAAGGCAAAGTGGAAATCTTTTTACGACAAGCGGTCATTTCTGTCGAAAAATTTGCAAAAAATTTCCAAATTCAGACCGCTAGTGAAACCTTTGAAACCGAGCATTTAGTCATCGCCACCGGCGGCTTATCTATGCCAGCGTTAGGCGCTAGCCCATTCGGTTATAAAATTGCCGAGCAATTCAATATTCCGGTGATTCCGCCACGAGCAAGCCTTGTGCCTTTTACTTGGAAAGACTCGGACAAACATTTTGCGACACTTTCCGGCATTGCGTTACCGATTCGCGCCACTTGTGGGCAGCAAAGTTTTAGTAATCAAATGTTGTTTACTCATCGAGGTTTATCCGGCCCGGCAATTTTGCAAATTTCTAATTATTGGGACTTGGGTGAAACGGTGGAAATTGATTTGTTACCCTCTGATGACATTTCAACAATCTTAACCGAATTGCGTCAATCTTCGCCGAAATTACAGCTAAAAACCGTATTAAGTCGTTACTTACCGAAAAAATTAGTCGAGCTTTGGCTGGAACAAGGTGATTTCAAAGATAATGTGATTGCTCAGTTAAGCAAAACGGAATTAGCTCAGTTAGATCAACTGATTCACCATTGGCAATTTTTACCCAACGGAACGGAAGGTTATCGCACCGCCGAGGTCACAATGGGTGGCGTAGATACTGATTTTATTTCGTCAAAAACAATGCAAGCGAAACATACCGAAGGTCTTTATTTTATCGGTGAAGTGTTGGATGTGACCGGCTGGCTCGGCGGCTATAATTTCCAATGGGCGTGGTCGTCCGCTTTTGCTTGTGCGGAAGCGATTATTGAAAAATAG
- a CDS encoding DsrE/DsrF/TusD sulfur relay family protein, with product MQKLLFIFNSAPYGNESLFSGLRLALQIQEQHKAQIKLFLMSDSVTAGLKKQNPAEGYNLQQMLEILTAQGATVKLCKTCTNARGITELPLADGVEIGTLIELADWTIEADKVLNF from the coding sequence ATGCAAAAACTCCTCTTTATCTTCAACTCAGCGCCTTACGGCAATGAATCTTTATTTAGCGGTTTACGTTTAGCGCTACAAATTCAAGAACAGCATAAAGCTCAAATCAAATTATTCTTAATGTCCGATTCCGTCACGGCAGGTTTGAAAAAACAAAATCCGGCGGAAGGCTACAACCTACAACAAATGCTGGAAATTCTCACCGCACAGGGCGCAACCGTTAAACTTTGCAAAACCTGTACCAATGCACGTGGCATTACTGAATTACCACTGGCAGACGGTGTAGAAATCGGTACGTTAATTGAACTGGCGGATTGGACAATCGAAGCAGACAAGGTATTAAATTTCTAA
- a CDS encoding NCS2 family permease: MLERLFQLSAKGSNAKTEIVAGITTFFTMVYIVFVNPSILGVAGMDTQVVFVTTCLIAAFGTIAMGLFSNLPIALAPAMGLNAFFAFVVVQKLGYSWQVGMGAIFLGSVGLFLLTVLQIRYWFMSAIPLGLRVGIGAGIGLFIALIGFKNMGLVVANPATLVALGDLHDPKVLMGILGFFIIVVLAAKGIHSGVLISIAVVTALALIFDPAVSFNGVMSMPPSLDAVVGQVDIAGALDVGLLGIIFSFMLVNLFDSSGTLIAVTTKAGFADEQGRFPRMKQALLVDSTAAMAGSFMGTSAISTYIESGSGVSVGGRTGLTAVTVGILFLLTIFFSPLAGVVPAYATAGALVFVGILMASSLIEVKWDDLTEATPAFITTAMMPFTYSITEGIAFGFISYCVMKACTGRWKEINPSVAVVSLLFIAKFVWVG, from the coding sequence ATGTTAGAACGTTTGTTCCAATTATCCGCAAAAGGCTCTAATGCCAAAACAGAAATCGTGGCAGGTATTACTACCTTCTTCACCATGGTTTACATCGTGTTCGTTAACCCGTCTATTCTTGGTGTAGCAGGTATGGATACCCAAGTGGTTTTCGTCACCACCTGTTTAATCGCTGCATTCGGTACGATTGCGATGGGCTTATTCAGTAATCTTCCTATCGCACTTGCACCGGCAATGGGCTTAAATGCGTTTTTCGCTTTTGTGGTAGTACAAAAATTAGGTTACTCATGGCAAGTGGGTATGGGCGCAATTTTCTTAGGCTCAGTCGGCTTATTCTTATTAACTGTTTTACAAATTCGTTATTGGTTTATGTCCGCCATTCCGCTCGGTTTACGTGTCGGTATCGGTGCGGGTATCGGTTTATTTATCGCCCTTATCGGTTTTAAAAATATGGGCTTAGTAGTAGCAAACCCGGCAACACTTGTTGCGCTGGGCGATCTGCACGATCCAAAAGTATTAATGGGCATCTTAGGCTTCTTTATTATTGTGGTGTTAGCCGCAAAAGGCATTCACTCAGGCGTACTTATTTCTATCGCTGTAGTCACTGCATTAGCGTTGATCTTTGACCCTGCGGTAAGTTTTAACGGTGTAATGTCTATGCCGCCAAGTTTAGATGCGGTAGTCGGTCAGGTGGATATTGCCGGTGCGTTAGATGTCGGTTTACTCGGCATTATTTTCTCTTTTATGTTAGTAAACTTATTCGACTCATCAGGTACATTAATTGCGGTAACCACCAAAGCCGGTTTTGCCGATGAACAAGGTCGCTTCCCACGTATGAAACAAGCGTTATTAGTGGACAGTACTGCAGCAATGGCAGGTTCATTTATGGGAACATCGGCAATCAGTACTTATATCGAAAGCGGCTCAGGTGTATCCGTTGGCGGTCGTACCGGTTTAACTGCGGTAACCGTAGGTATCTTATTCTTATTAACCATTTTCTTCTCGCCGCTTGCTGGTGTCGTTCCGGCTTATGCAACTGCCGGTGCATTAGTTTTCGTGGGCATTTTAATGGCTTCAAGTTTAATTGAAGTGAAATGGGATGACTTAACCGAAGCGACTCCGGCGTTTATCACGACAGCAATGATGCCGTTTACTTATTCAATTACCGAAGGTATTGCATTCGGCTTTATTTCATATTGTGTGATGAAAGCTTGTACCGGTCGTTGGAAAGAAATCAATCCATCTGTTGCGGTAGTATCATTATTATTTATCGCAAAATTTGTTTGGGTTGGCTAA